A stretch of DNA from Salinibaculum sp. SYNS191:
CTGCAGGTCGTCGCTGACGCGCTCGATGCTCGCCAACGCTCGTTCACCCTCCAGCGAGGCCTGCGACCCGTCGTCGCCGTCCGCTTCTAACTGCTGTTCGTACGCCTGCTCGACGCGCTCGATGGTGCCTTCCGGGTTGAACAGGATGTCGTTGGCAATGCGGACGTACTGATCGAGAGACGCCCCTTCTTTCCCCTGGAAGAAGTGGGTGAGCGCGTACGTCGCACCGGAATGCAGCGTCCACATATCGATCTCGAAGGGGGACGCCGCATTGGCTTCTGCATCGCCAGCGGCACGCTCGGCCAGGTAGTCCGGGAACCCCAGCAGGGTGTAGAACTCCGTGACGGTGAACGGGAGCTCCGAAAAGTCGAGGTCGATGTCCTGCGCGTCCCGGATGAACTCGAAGAGGTCATCGGCGACGAGTTCGACCTGTGCGAGGAGTTCCTCCCACCAGGTGTGGAAGTTCCGCACGTCGCCGACGTGTTTGATGACCTCCTTGTCGGTGAGCGAGCGCATCGTGTTCGAGCAGTAGCCATCCTGAGCGAAACCCTCCACGTAGACGGCGTGCTCGCCGAAGAAGTCGTAGCCCGACGTGACGCCCATCGTGATCGGGTCCGACCGGCCGGGCAGGCGCACCTCGAGGCCATCGAACATGATGTCCATGTGGACTTCGCCGCCGCCCCGGTAGCGCCGAATCTCGCCGAACATCACCTCGCCCAGCGGGGTCCCGTCGATGGTCTCCTCGCGGAGGACCTCCTCCAGCGGCCCGTAGACGTCGACCGGGTTGATGATCGAGTAGCTGTCAGTGGGAACGTGGAACAACGGGTCCGTGTCCGGGTCCTCATCTCGGGCCTGCTCCCGAGCCCGACTCGGCTCGACGAGCGCGTTGAACCGCTCCGTCTCGATCCACTCGTCGGTGTACGGATTCTGGTACGCTACGGTCGTCTCGACGGCCTGCGGAAGATCACGAACCGCCTCAGCGAAGGTCACGGGGTCTGCATCCCCGTGTCGCTCTCGGTACCACTCTGGTAGTTCGGTGTCGGTACGCCCATCGACGCCAGCGAAGATGGTTCTGGACTCTGGATCTTTCATCTCAGTCACCTCACTTCAGGAATCCTCGTCGACGTGCGACTGCATCGTCTCGCGCCCTGCGCCCTTCTCCCGGGCGCAAAAAACTCAACTTAACCAACATCCGAACAAGATGGGTTGATTGTTGGTTAATTGAACTAGGTCACGAAGGTTGGATTCGCGATCTCCAACTGATGTATAGGCGAAAGGATTAGGACACGCCGAATCACCTTCAGACCATGACTGAAGAACTTGATACTGTGTTTATTCGGCACAGAATCAGCTGTACAGCAGGCGCTATTGAAGATCTGTATCAAGATGACCTGATTGCTGTTCACTATTCGAATACCCCAATTACCGCAGATCCCGACGAATGTGCGGCACGGTACGAGGAAACTGGAACGGAGAATCATCGAAAACTCGGAAATAAAATAGAGGTCCTCAAAGACTGGGCGGAATCTGGGGCTCTCGTGGGTGCCGACTACGGTTCTGGCAGTCTAAATCTTAAAGGTGGAATGAAGATTGGGTCTATCAGGCAGCCAGATGACAGCTCTCAGGCCCACTTACTATTGATTGGATGTCGAGGGTCAGAATGTGTGGGACACCTAGAGGTACCAGTCGGTACAAGCGAGTCGGAGGTCCTCACCAGTGCTGAAGAGTCTTCCAGCTCTCTCTATGAACTCTTCCAAAATATCGATGATATTGACGACGGCTATGTCTATACTGGCCTTCAACTTGAGGACTCTCGGTGGGTCTGGTATCGTGACTACCCGGTTCTTTCGGCAAAACTCCCTCGAGGAGCACTGGGAACTTGGGACAACGGGGATATGAAATACCTACAAGCAGCGTATAACGGCGCCACCACCCTCACCGAGATCTTGGGAAATCAGGCTAGCGCAGAAGAAAAAGCACGCTTCTTGGCACCGGGGCAACTCGAAACTGTTTGTCTCGAATATCTTCGACAGGAGTACACGCACTTCCTTCAGCTGTATAGCATCGGTGAAAACCTTCCGCCCGGTAGCGAATTGCGTGATATCGACATTCTCGGCCGGAGCCATCCTGGGGAAATGAGTATTGTCGCGCAAGTAACTCATGAAACGGATGCTGATGAACTGAATGACAAACTGACAAAGCTGGAAGGATATGCTCGTTCAACAACGAAAGCAAGGTTGCTATTCTTCGGCCCGCGCGCTGGTTATGAGAACCCCGATGTGGTGATCCCTGAATCAGTGGAGTACATCTCAAACGGCGAGGTGTTCACGAAGCTGGAACAACTCAAACCAGCACTCCTCGATGCAATGCTAACGGCCCCACCGGAAAACGAAGGAGAGTCTCCTCTATAATCTGAATCGACGGTTAATCAGCATCACCGGAGAGCTCCTCCCGATCGTTGTATCGCTCCAGTTCACGCCCGATTTTCTCAAGTGCCTCGACACCACGTTCGAGGAGCTGGTGGGTGGCTCGCGCCAGTCGAAGCGTCTCCATCAGTACTCCCCCTCCGGGGGTTCGATGAGGTCGTTGCTCTCTTCGGCAAGTTCCCGGATTACCTGTTCCACGTCAGCCTCCTCGGCAACCGTCCGATGTGCGAGCGGGGCGGGATATGCCCGGTCGCCCTGGCTGCAGAGAACGACCAGCCACTCGTCGCTTCCATCCCCGAGTACGATGTAGTGGTCGCGATCAGCGCGCTGGAAGACCCGCCGGTCCGGGCGAGAGACGGTTCGCCAGTTCTCAGGGAGCGACGGTGACGGCCGTCCGCCGTCCGCGAGCGCGACGACGTCGTCGGTAAGGGTCGCCATCGCGGTGTCGATCTCCTCGCCGGTGAGGTGCCAGCACGCCGCTGCACCGTCGCACTCCAGTTGTGAGACCACCTGATTCCGGAACGCGATGTAGTGCTCACGGGCGAACTGCTCATCGTCGTAGTAGTCGAGGAGGAGCGTGCACGCGAGCTGGGCGGGCCCGCTACCACTGTATCCCCATTCGAACCCGCTCGGACTGTGGTTGACGAGGTCCAGACTGCGCTCGAGGGAGAGTCGCCGATGCTCCGAGAGGTTCAGGACGACGGCTTGGCCGTCGACACGGAAGCCGACGTATTCGACTGTGTCTCGGTGGGACTGACCGGGCGATGCGACTGGAACCGATTCCGAACTTGCTACAGGTACATTCCCGTTCATTCGTTGCTCGCGGGCGGTTCGGTGACCCCGCACCCCTCTCAGGGGTTCCACAAACAGGACGGCGTAGCGTTCGGCAACGTATTTGGCAGTTGCAACGTACTGTCCACATAATTGAGGATGGCTGTACTGGACGATCTCTCGGGGTTCGAGTTCGAGGACGTGATGGAGGACGTGTTCCGGAACCTCGGCTACGAGAACGTCCGCCAGGCCGACCGCACGGCTGACGAGGGTCGCGACGTCATCATGGAGGAGGTCGTCGATGGCACGCGGCGCGCGATCATCGTCGAGTGCAAGCACACGGGGACGGTCGGCCGGCCGGTCGTCCAGAAGCTCCACTCCGCCATCGCGACGTTCGACTTCGACGGCCCGAAGCGCGGGATGGTCGTCACGACCGGCCGGTTCACGAATCCCGCTCAGGAGTACGCCGACCGCCTCCAGCAGAACGACGACCCGCACCCAATCGAGTTGCTTGACGGCGAGGACCTCCGGGAGATTGCCGACGAGATCGGCCTCGACCTCTACAACGGTCGCATCGAGATTCTCTGCGACGAGACGCTCCGCCCGTACGACCCGGCCGCCGACGTCGACGCACCCGTCGAAGAGGCGTTCCGCGACGTCGAGAACATCGAGGCCGCCGACCTCCCAGACCCGCACTCATCGGTGACGTTCCGCCCAGTGGTCGCGGTCACCGCGGACACAAACGCCGTCTTCGAGACGTCGGTGGGCATCATCCACCGGATCAACGACCGGACGCGATTCGTTGCCCACGCCGAACGCGGGCAGCCGAAGGTCGTCGACGAAGACGTCGCAACGCTGGTCACCGAGAACCTTCACGCGACGGTCGACCTCGATACCGAGCAGTTCGCGGAGGTGTTCGATGACGTCGAGGAGCGCCGGTTCGGGCAGACCCAAACCGAGTACAAGGAGTGGGCCGTCGAGCGGCTCCAGCAGCATCACACGACGACGGTGACCTACACCGGTGACAACAACGTCACGTACAACAAGACCTGCGAGCCGAACCGCTCGGACATCTCCGTCCAATCGATCGAACCAGTGTACCTCCCCGAGGTTCGCCAGACGACCGAACTCCAAGAGTACACCTACCCCTTCGAGTACTACGCGGCAGGCCCGTCACGGGTGACCGCCGAGGACGGCATCCATCAGTGCGTCCACTGTGACACGAGCGGCGTCGACGAGACGTACACGTACTGTCCGAACTGTGGGGCGATCGCCTGCACCAGCCACACCAAAACGGAGCGGCTGGAAAGCGAGCCGGTCTGTACGGGCTGTGCAGTGACCGAACGGTTCGCGTTGAAAACGAAGTACTTCTACGATGAGGAGAACCTCGAAGCGTTCCGCGAGGAGTACGCCGAAATGCCGCTCCACGAGAAGACGATGGAGAACAAGTGGCTGGCCGGGGGGAGCGTAGTCGCGACGGTGCTGCTCGTCGTCGGACTACTTGTCACCGGCGGCATTATCTGAGCGGGATCGGGTACACGCCGGCTCAGCGACCAGCTCTTCGAGAGCGTGCTCAAGCGGGCCGTGGAACTGACTGAGGTGCCTATTATCAGCTACCCTAACAACCGATAAACCTCATCAGCTACGGATTCTCGCACCTGCTTCGCTCTCTCGACACTCGTCACACCCGTCACAACCATCTTCCCCGACCCAAAAATGAGGACCACAGCGTCAAATTCCGTTGGGCGATACACCAACCCCGGAAACTGCTCCGGCTCGTATTCCACCTGCTCCAATCCAAGTCCAATCGCCAATGCATTCAGATTCACCGAATCCCCGAGACTCGTCGTTGTTACTAAATTCCGCACACTAAACGGGTCCTCACCACTCGGGACATCCAACCCGACCTTCCCCATCGCCTCAATGAATGTATCCCGCGCCTCGAACAACGCCCTTTCGGAATCAACACCGACGATGTGGTAACTCCCGGTCCGATACAACGTGATGAGCGCCCCACTCTCAAGGCGGACATGCATCCCTGTATGCTCATCCGGATCGTATTTCGTCTGAGAATTCGTCTCAGCAGATAGGTCAGTAGCGAGTGCGTATAGGTCTAACTCGACACCCAGCTTCCCTGACCCAACGACATTCACCACATCCACCTCGTTATCGGCGCACATTACTGAATCACAGTAAGGAAGCTATCCAGATACTCTTGAATTTCATCACGGTACTCCTCAAGCCCGTACAGCGCGAACACTTCGTCATCCAGCGCCTCACGCTCCGACTCAATACGGTCTTCCAAATCACTGATTTCACGTGACACCGTGGAGTGAGCGTCGCGGAATTCGTCAAAGTCCTCCGGGAGCTCAAGATTACGGAGCTCGTCCCCGGCGATGTACTCATCACCGAATTCCTCGAGGAACTCTGCGAGGTCTTCTGCCTCCGCAACGCTGTGCATCCGAACGGTGTGGAACCGATTCAGGGACACCTCGTCCCCATCCTGTTCAATATTGAACGATCCGATATTGTAATCCTGCGTGTCGACGACCGACCGAACTTTCGTACGGAACGGCTCCGTCTTATCTTCCTCCTTGAACGTCTCGAACAGGGTCTCACGGTCATGCCTCTGGATTTTCAGCTGGCGTTTCGCGTCGTGAATCGCCTCCGAATGCCCCGCAATTGCTTCCCGGGTCTCCTCATCGGGGACCTGGATTGGCGCGTGATGCAAGTGCGTCGGACGGCACCTAATTGCCGGGGCGTGCCGGAACGACAAGTGCTCGTAATAGGCTTTGTAATAGAAATCGAGCGCGTCCGAATTCAGAAGCCCCGCTATGTAGTGCGGATCCATTGCGTCTGACGAATCGGAGAACTCAGCGAGCCCCCCGTCGTTCTGCAGCTGAAGGAAGTACGCGGTCTTGTTGTAGAATTTTGTCGGCCCACTCGCTGTATCAACGACGAAACTCAACTCGGGTGCGGTTTCGCGATACGCAATCTTGTCCTTGTTCTTGAACGCATCCAGCTTGTTATCCGAGACATCCGTGTCATCATCGGCTTCAATCGCATCCACGTCTACGTACTCTTCAATATCTCCCGGCGCATCCCCGAGGTAGAACTGCTCAATATTCTTCCCGCCAATTACCGGTACGTGCGAGTCCGATTCCTTCGTGTCGGACGCGTAAGGTCGGTAATACCGTGGTTCCTCACCTCGTGAAACAGCGCCACCTCGCCCGCCATTATCCATCTTGCAAAGATCGCTGAGCGGGACGCACTCGTCGGTGTCTTCCATTTCCTTCGCGGCTTCCCACAAGCTATCCGTGATCTGGAAATTCAGTGTTAAGCGGTCCGCCCATTCACTCCAATCCTCGCTAAACCGCTTCTGCGATACTGTATACCGCTCGTACGTGTCCTCTGTCTCGATGTCCGGATACTCCTCACTCTCAAAGTCGTCTTCGAAATCGTAATCCGGCGCGTCACGCCACGGAATTAACTCTGCAGCGGCGTGCTCAAGCGCGTATCCCCACTCATTCGATTCCTTCGATCCTTTTGGATACACCTTCACCACGTCCGTCTCATTCTCTTTTCGGACGTCCTCGTTATCTTCACCAGATTTCTTGGTCAGAACGATGAGGATTGGGAATACATTAACGTCGATTCCGAATACCTTGCATCGCGTGAGATCCGCGACCAAGTCGATCGTCGCGTTATCCCTGATGAACTCCATCGCATCCTCGGATGCACCCGTGACTAACAGCTTGTTCGAAATCACGAACGCTAGTCTCCCGCCTTCATCCAGCCACTCTAAGCCCTGCTCGACGAACGCCGTGAAGATGTCACTCTGCTCCTCACCGAACACGTCGTGAAGCCGCTCGTACTCTGCCGTGACGCGATCTTCCTGA
This window harbors:
- a CDS encoding DUF6166 domain-containing protein, whose amino-acid sequence is MNGNVPVASSESVPVASPGQSHRDTVEYVGFRVDGQAVVLNLSEHRRLSLERSLDLVNHSPSGFEWGYSGSGPAQLACTLLLDYYDDEQFAREHYIAFRNQVVSQLECDGAAACWHLTGEEIDTAMATLTDDVVALADGGRPSPSLPENWRTVSRPDRRVFQRADRDHYIVLGDGSDEWLVVLCSQGDRAYPAPLAHRTVAEEADVEQVIRELAEESNDLIEPPEGEY
- a CDS encoding restriction endonuclease, producing MAVLDDLSGFEFEDVMEDVFRNLGYENVRQADRTADEGRDVIMEEVVDGTRRAIIVECKHTGTVGRPVVQKLHSAIATFDFDGPKRGMVVTTGRFTNPAQEYADRLQQNDDPHPIELLDGEDLREIADEIGLDLYNGRIEILCDETLRPYDPAADVDAPVEEAFRDVENIEAADLPDPHSSVTFRPVVAVTADTNAVFETSVGIIHRINDRTRFVAHAERGQPKVVDEDVATLVTENLHATVDLDTEQFAEVFDDVEERRFGQTQTEYKEWAVERLQQHHTTTVTYTGDNNVTYNKTCEPNRSDISVQSIEPVYLPEVRQTTELQEYTYPFEYYAAGPSRVTAEDGIHQCVHCDTSGVDETYTYCPNCGAIACTSHTKTERLESEPVCTGCAVTERFALKTKYFYDEENLEAFREEYAEMPLHEKTMENKWLAGGSVVATVLLVVGLLVTGGII
- a CDS encoding transcription factor; the protein is MCADNEVDVVNVVGSGKLGVELDLYALATDLSAETNSQTKYDPDEHTGMHVRLESGALITLYRTGSYHIVGVDSERALFEARDTFIEAMGKVGLDVPSGEDPFSVRNLVTTTSLGDSVNLNALAIGLGLEQVEYEPEQFPGLVYRPTEFDAVVLIFGSGKMVVTGVTSVERAKQVRESVADEVYRLLG